Proteins from a genomic interval of Plodia interpunctella isolate USDA-ARS_2022_Savannah chromosome 20, ilPloInte3.2, whole genome shotgun sequence:
- the LOC128678549 gene encoding uncharacterized protein LOC128678549, which produces MAGLIFEGETESLAPRQQEFVSGVLQKRGLKADKVTIATLGKAGDNFAANVKMIIAKLENGGEFKMVAKIAPTSEMLRATMSTVTVFGNESFMYNDVLPKFRELHRAAGLSPEDTFRFPECYGALMEPFNEIILLEDLTESNFKMLDRFTPLTNECIKLILKNFAIFHSLSFVLKNQEVDTFDSYKNRFGDIFTKMLENNDTKIFFSSIETDTLALMDSDRYRNAVRGTVSKLLEISTKIFKNELTSRYSVITHGDAWTNNVMFRIEDNVTLDAVLIDYQLCKVVSPVNDLQYMIFNCTDYGTRRKHYYEWLDYYHTELDNSLANFDLKANYVFPREQLDADLRRHSRLYLAMIIMSQSMLIRKNEDAAQMKEAIKNLNSEDVEKISQSMQVSQLDSESVALFKKKIEDLVDSFHDFGYLD; this is translated from the exons ATGGCGGGATTAATATTTGAAGGAGAAACTGAGAGCCTGGCGCCGCGTCAGCAAGAGTTTGTTTCTGGAGTGCTACAGAAAAGAGGGCTCAAAGCTGACAAAGTCACAATAGCAACACTTGGGAAAGCCGGTGATAATTTTGCTGCAAATGTCAAGATGATCATTGCAAAACTCGAAAATGGAGGGGAATTCAAAATGGTAGCAAAGATCGCACCCACCAGTGAAATGTTGCGAGCTACGATGAGTACTGTTACAGTATTTGGAAACGAGTCCTTCATGTACAATGACGTTCTTCCAAAGTTTCGTGAACTCCATCGTGCTGCTGGCTTATCCCCAGAGGATACTTTCCGGTTTCCTGAATGTTATGGTGCTTTAATGGAACCTTTTAATGAAATCATACTTTTAGAGGATCTCACAgaatcaaatttcaaaatgctCGATCGATTTACTCCATTGACGAATGAATGTATTAAACTGATCCTCAAAAACTTCGCAATATTCCATTCTTTATCTTTTGTGTTAAAAAACCAAGAGGTTGACACATTcgattcatacaaaaataggTTTGGAGACATTTTTACAAAGATGTTGGAGAATaatgatacaaaaatattcttttccTCTATTGAAACTGACACGCTTGCGCTAATGGATAGTGACAGATATAGAAATGCAGTGCGTGGTACTGTCTCTAAACTTCTggaaatttcaacaaaaatattcaaaaatgaaCTGACTTCCAGATATTCAGTTATAACACATGGCGACGCCTGGACTAATAACGTAATGTTTCGCATCGAG gataACGTCACATTGGACGCGGTTTTGATCGATTATCAACTATGCAAGGTTGTTAGTCCCGTTAATGACTTACAATACATGATCTTTAATTGTACGGACTACGGTACAAGACGCAAGCATTACTACGAATGGTTAGACTATTACCATACGGAATTAGATAATTCTCTAGCAAACTTTGATCTGAAGGCCAATTATGTGTTCCCCAGAGAACAACTTGACGCTGATCTGCGAAGGCACTCAAGATTATATTTAGCTATGATAATTATGTCACAGTCAATGTTAATAAGAAAGAACGAAGATGCCGCTCAAATGAAAGAGgcgataaaaaatttaaattctgaggATGTGGAGAAAATATCACAATCTATGCAAGTCTCCCAGTTGGACAGTGAATCTGTTGCTCTTTTCAAAAAGAAGATTGAAGATTTGGTGGACAGCTTCCATGATTTTGGCTACCTCGATTGA